TTAAATGTGAACGGTCACATCTCAGTGGCCAAGAAAGAGGAAGCAGAATAGCAGCTTACAAAACAACTGCTGACGCTACATTTAGCCCCGAGAAACTTGTATCAATTTCTGCCATGCCTGCTTACGAAGCTAAAAGTCATGAAGAACTAAGGTCAGAAGATTACAACTTCCCTGGAAAAGGTATAATGACCGAGTCTCGATTAGTGATTCATTTACTATATCATGTTTCAGATATTTTTTATTTAAGACTTCATATTTTGTTTAAAATGTTGGGTTAAAGTGTGGACACTTTCATCTAATTTTTATGTGTTAAAGCAGGTGGGCTTGGCTTAAGTTCTTCAGCAGTAAAGTCGACATCACCTGCTGTTAGTTTTTCTACAGCATCACCAGGAACAGCTTCAATTTTTTCTCTACCAGTGAAACCTAACCTAGACCGTCCCATGTCTACCTGGAACTATCCTGGCCCCACATTCACTTCACAGCCCATTCAATTTTCACCTTTTTCAGGATTCATGGAGACGACCACCTGGAAGGATCCTGGCTCCATATTCACTTCACCGCCGCCACTTCAATTTTCACCTTCTGCAACCACTGTTACATCTGCTCCTTCAAACTCATTCAACCCATTTACCTCTGCAGCCTCTACCACTGTTCGTAATCCTTTTGCTCAGGGAACTGGCTTTATCTCTGCAGCCTCTACTGCATCATCACCTTTGAATCATAATCCCTTTACAAACCCCTTCACTTCACTATCCACTCATACGTCTTCCGCATTTCCTGCATTCACTTCACCGCCGATtcaattttcagcttctgcaaccACTGCCACATCTGCTCCTTCAAACTCGTTCAACCCATTTACTTCTGCAGCCTCTACCACTGTTCATAACCCTTTTGCTCCAGGAACTGGCTTTACCTCTGCAGCCTCTACTGCATCATCAGTGTCACTTTCACCATTGAATCATAATCCCTTTACAAACCCCTGCACTTCACTATCCACTCATACGTCTTCCTCGAGTCCTGCATTTCCTGCATTCACTTCATCGCCCCTTCAGTTTTCAGCTTCTGCAACCACTGCCACATCTGCTCCTTCAAACTCATTCAACCCATTTACTTCTGCACCCTCTACCACTGGCTTTACCTCTGCAGCCTTTACTGCATCATCAGTGTCACTTTCACCTTGGAATCATAATCCCTTTACAAACCCCTCGACTTCACTATCCACTCATACGTCTTCCTCGAGTCCCGCATTTCCTGCATTCACGGGGGTTGTAAATAGCACACCATCTTCTCTAAATGCTTTCTGGACAACTCCAATTAATGGGCCTGTTAGGCCCACCATAACAGCAGCTGCTAACTGTATTTCGGTTTCACCTGTGAGCTCTGGATTGAGTCCAGCTCAGAATTGTAATGGGACAACAGGAGTTGTTGGTCAAATGTAAGCTCTTCCTCAATCTAAACATGCTGCATCATGTttcaatgtttatgttgttgacttGTTTGGCTCATGGTTCTTTGTTTACAGGTCTTCGTCTCTGGTTACAAACATGGAAAAGTCGTCACCTGTTGCAAGTCCATTTGGAACACTTCCTCCAAAACCTCATATGATTGTTGACGGTTCTCAATCTAAACAGCCAATTCAATACGGGATATCCAGCTTACGTGTAAGTATATCATAAACACGATTTAGTGATCTTGTGGTATTCGATATTTGACATACCATGTTATCACAAGTTCCCAAGATCAATACTTGAACAATGTATTCTCACAGGTTAAAGACAAGCCTGCTCCGGTCAAATATTCCATGTTGACTACTAGGCATCTGTCTGGAAGAATCAAGCTGCCAGTTCGGAAGTATGAACCAAAATCAAATGCTCCAAAGGTGAGAATGTTACAAAGTTAGAATTTTCCTTCAAATCATGTTAAACTATGCACGTAATTGCATATTTTCATTGTTTTTTCAGATACCATATTTTAGTGACACCAAGGAGATACCGGTTGCTACATATATTCCAAGGGAGAATCCAAGGGCATTGGTGGTCTGTCCTGAAAAGTGGCAACATACCGCTACGATGCAGAACGTTCATGAAGAAAAATTATCTGGTAGCACATATGAGAATCAAAGAGGTAATTCCTTAAACGTGTTTCATATACCTCACCTGCTTATTTTTTGGTATCTTACTCGACTAAAGTAGACATTAGAGGTAGCATATTAGAATCATCTGCCTAAATTGGGTTGTATTTAGTCTCCAACGTGTCAAAGTAGCTAAAATGGAAGCGGGTCAAATGGGTTGACAAGGTTGAGAGTCACCCAAAGTATTTTCCATGCTGAATACCTTTTAATGgttttttaaattaaatatatattgtgATAATATAATTTATCATCATACATAAATCATTCAATACGGGATATCCAGTTTAAAAACTTTAGCTGTTATATTAAACACATTTTGATGATAAATAATATTTACTTTTATAATCAtagttaactttttttttttttccagatGATCCAACTGAAGAGAAACAATTGTTCACAACAGTCCTTGATGTACCAGCAAAACTTCAACAACCTGACTACTACACACACCCTCAAATTTCCGAGTTAGAAGCGAAAGAAAGGGCCGAGCCAGGATTTTGCAGGCGTGTGAAGGACTTTGTGGTTGGGCGTCATGGATATGGCAGTATCAAGTTCTTAGGGGAAACGGACGTGAGAAAGGTTGATATAGAAACTGTTGTCCAGTTTAATAACCGAGAGGTGATTGTGTACATGGATGACAGCAAGAAACCTCCGGTTGGTGAAGGCCTTAACAAAGAAGCTGAGATTACGCTTCTTAACATCAAATGCTTCGATAAAAAGACTGGAATGCAGCACACGGACGGGTCAAAGATCAATAAATACACAGAGATGCTAAAGAAGAAGGTGGCGGCACAAGGTGCTGAGTTTATGTCGTATGATCCAGTTGAAGGAGAATGGAAATTTAGAGTCAAGCACTTCTAAAGTGAATAATACAGTTTGTTTCTTTGGTGGGCTAATATAGGATTAATTTGATTTCTACCTTGAAGTTGTGTTTAATGTGGTTTACAGTTTGAAGATTTGTTTTGTACTTGTTAACAGTTGCGTGAATGAAAATGTTATAACGTTTTCATTCATTAATAAATcgtatatttttgtgttttttcatcTTCTAAAGTATCTGGCGGTTGGCCGAAACAAGTTTTATTAATCGGGCATTTCTCAAACCATATCATTGATTATTACTAATCTAATCCGTCCAAACCAATGAAACCATCATACTTACTTCGTAGCGGATGCCTCTTACGAACCATACAAAATAAAAATTTATAAATGAAAGCACGAACACGTTTAAAAATTTTAGTATATGAATGAGAAGATTAAAAAAtgtaagcttttttttttttttaaataaataataagtatattatttatatataaaatattggccgagttacatcaatatcgtaggtaagcgagcaacaagctgcgccgctacccctttctgaatagcaaaccctagcctaTTAACCCTGCCCCCCTGTTGATGAGCAACTGCTGTGGACAACCTTTTGGACCCTAGTTAACAAACGGATAGCTTCTGGAGCTAGGGGGCCAAAGGTGTCGAAGGCGAAGGGGACAAATGCATGTTGGTTATCAGCACATGCTTTAGCGTGTTTATCCACCTTTTTAGATTCCGCTTTCCTTATAGCTTGTCCTGCTACAAACCCGCTTTCCCTTAAACCAGCTAAGGGGGAGACTCCTGTGAGatccacacaagcatgtttccctccTGCCCAACCAAAGACAAGCAGATCCGCTGGTCTCaatgtagatctcccttccatcgGATCTGTAAGGAAATTCACAGGGGCCTCCTTCTTGGCGGAAATCCCCGCTCTCCTCAAGATGTCCCCCAAAACATCTCTCACACAGTCGTGCCGATATTTAAAACCAGGGAGCTCCTTACAATGAATAgcatgctccccgtatttatccaTGCAGGCTTTACGACAAATTGGGCAGGTTTCATCTTCTGAATACATAGGGATCGTCAGCCGGTATTTGAGGATAGCCCTATACTCAACAGCCGATATGCATTGCCCCAGCCCCTCGATCGGGATAACAGTAAAAAAATCTTGCGCATGGGGGTCTTTCAAGCACTCAATCACCGCCTTCTGGCGGGGACAAATCGAATGTTTCTCCCAGACTCCGAGCGATTTTGTCAAATAgggcattcgccaaagttttttgtggcttttttggggggggggtgtccATATTAGAGAAACCACCAATATCAAAGTCTGGAAGAGAGATACTTAAGTACTCAAGGGCCTGTTGGTAGTCTACGTCAAGcttaacatgtcacacccccaaattaccacctagggagtgtccctgttaggcgtgtgacgactagcaatgagccaccaattacattgaatcacaagtttgaaataaagttccattatttaataatactgaaatcccaaacataagttatccaaaaaccataagttcagcggaagcgttaatgtatcataATATAAATGTTATCCAAATGATCATAGCAAATAAATGTCTGATAAATAAATCCATCaaagcaaccatgaccactctcgccctccagccagcaagttcctgtttccaagtacctaacgacctgcgagcatgtaacaagtgtatcagacaaagctggcgagtccacAGTTTAAGAAAACATTTGTTACCCGatgaatgtaaaacagttcaataaccaatgcaagtaatattgttaatatctcaattccgaacaagacggctcctgaaatacatgactgcccttcccacgtactcctatctagtactgggccacgactgggtcattagttcacaaccgtcctctctaggagcggtgtgagggtgccaaacctaagtagcgctaccaactaatacccgttaccctccaggtaacataataagggacttacaaagatgataggtgagaatattaaccaatatacccgtttttacccaaaagacttatccctacacgggatacccactgactgtccccaaccactgggacgcatgatcgaatgtagtgaactcacctttggtttgctcggtatgtttatCTACGTTACACTACTTGTTCCAGattgatcaaacacgtcctagcATGAGTACCAATATCAATCAGTCATATGCACAAAGGGCACGCATTCTACACACATACTTTACTTGTAGCGTACGCATATTGCACATATCATTAATCAAGTTACATTAGCAATTCATATGACATACCAGTGCATTAtcatcatataatcacataacgAGTAGTGGATTCAACTATACGTTCACATTACAAGTCTACACCTCACAAAACTCATAACGGTTAGCCTCGCATCATAGTTTCATATTCAGAATTTGGCATATAACTCTTCACACCTATATGAAAGTAATGCGCAACAGTACACGTAATCACATTTGACATCCCACACATGAAGTCTAGTCCcacataattgtttaacatgACCCGAAGGCCCAAACGGTTGTACGATCCCCATGATCTCCGGCCCTACTCCCCGTGTGCGACCTGGTATGGTGTGTAGCCCGTTAAGGGCTTGTGGCCTGGCATATAACCAGCCCAAGTCATCGGGATGTAGTCACAATCGGCCCACCGTACTTCGGTCCAACCAAAGCAACAGGGGCAGCCGATTGAAACAACCATTCCTTTATCTCAAATATGTTTATGTTTATATATCATAACAATTCTTCATTAATGGCATGATTATATCATTCTATTGGACCTATTAATGCCACAAGTGGATTGGACCAACCTATTTAGTGCATTCTCTTTTATTTTTACATGTGCCATCAAAAGAATCTACTTATTATACTATAATACATGATGATAACTACCCAACATTTCTGTAGTATGAATTCAAAATCCATTATGCACCAATCACACTTTGTCAATTATGGCCATTATAGCATATTCCATGCATGTAGTATATTTTCTGACATTTCATTAATTGACCTGAATGGCTTGGTCACATGGGCTGCCATGTACATGAATTATGGCCGACCCTCTGCTCTAATTCCTAATGCCATTGGACCACCATCAATAGTGACATCATGTATTATACATATCCACTATGCATGACATCAATACAGTTTATCCTACCAAGTTTACATATCAATTCAATGGCTTCCTTTACTCACCTAAATACACATCATCGGATAGAAGACCTCATGCACATGATTTATTCCAACTTTTCTAACTTAATCATACCTTACTTCTGACACACTACTCATTGTTTCAACTAGTCAATAAGTATGCAACCTTATCCTACACTTGAAGTCTGTGTAACCGAACAACATCATCATTCATGTCAGATCCATGTGTCATAAAGTGCATATCAAAGTTCCATAAACATGCATCTAGTATCATACAAATATGCAATACTCATCATTCATCGACATACGTACATATAATGGTGCATGGTTTAATTTACCTTCTGcatatattatttatcatttgTTCGCTACTAGACAACCACAACTCATATTCATCATATAGTTATATAATCAACATCACATATTATCACCAACTAATTAATCATCACATCTTAATCAATAACACCTATAAACAATATCATGCAATACGAATCATTAGCAGACAAGAGTCACTAACCACAGATCTTAGTCGCACAAGATGCTATAGCGAGGGGGGGTTCTTGAGGTCCGCTGCCGTCACTCTCAATAGAAAAACTAGGGTTTGATGTGATAtgtatttttttgtaaaaatgcTTTACGTTCCTGAGATTATAAAGCTAAAACTTAACCACATGTGGGCCGATTTCAAGTTATTTGATAACACACAAGTGGGCCGATTGTCTAAGGCTTTGGGCCAAGATTTATTTGATATGCATTACAGTGGCCCATGTGCAATGTAACTAAGTGGCCCGACGCAACTAGCCCAAAGAGTTTAGCTTTCTAAGCTCCTTACACGGCGCGCGATATTCAAGAGGGTTGGTTAGTTAAATGTACGAAATCGGATCAGTAATACGCAAAACAAGCATATAGATATAAAAACACACGCTAATAGTTGCGGGGTTTCGAGTAATGCTAACCTTAaatattcgggttgtcacatcatccccaacttgaaaggaatttcgtcccgaaatttgacaagtgaGTACGAAAGGGTGAAGTGAGGAGTCAAGGTTGTTGCGGATTTCGTTCAGGTgctacatcatccccaacttgaaggggaatttcgtcccgaaattcacttgTTTCACTCGGTTTAGACTTGTCGTTAGGAAAAAAGATGAGGATACTTAAGCTTCATTTGATCCTcccgctcccacgtgaactccggtccatgtctcgagttccaacgaactctaacaatCGGAATGCGACTATTCTTACGTACTTTGACctcacggtccatgatctcgatgggttcttcaacaaaatgtAGCTTGTCATCGATCTTTAACTCTTGAAAAGGTACCGCTAATGGGTCGTCAgcataacacttctttaactgtgatacatgaaatacgtcgtgaacattacccagctcagtaggtaactccaacctataagccaccttaccgatacgctccagaaccttaaatggcccaacataacgtgggttcagcttgccacgtttcccaaagcgtacaacccctttccacggtgagactttcagcatgactcggtcattcacttcaaacactacctctttggcacgcttgtccgcataggccttctggcggtcacgagcagctgccatacgttctctgattttcacgatcatatctgaagtttcgagtaccatctcaggacctgtgatctgactatcacccacctcagcccagcagagaggtgaacgacacttcctcccatacagtgcctcaaatggtgccgctttgatactggtgtggtagctgttattgtaggaaaactctaccaacggcaagtgcttctcccatcctttcccaaaatcaataacgcatgcccgcagCATATCCTCTAACGTCTGAATAGTGCGTTCACTCTGActatccgtttgtgggtgataggccgtgctcatatcgagacgcgagccgaacgacttatgcatagcctgccataactccgaagtaaaacgaggatctcgatccgaaataatagaagtcggcaccccgtgcctagaaaccacctctttaaggtacactgctgcgagctgtgaatacttatctgtctccttgatcgctaggaagtgtgctgactttgtgagacggtcgacgatcacccatatagtatcgttcccagcctgtgttctaggtaaccccgtaacaaaatccatagcgatctgttcccatttccacatgggtatctctggctgctgaagtagacccgaaggtttctggtactctgctttgaccctagcacaagtcaagcacttactcacgtatgttgcgatgatagctttcatattcggccaccaaaacaaaaccttgaggtcctgatacatcttatcggaccctggatgaatagaatatcgtgacttgtgtgcttcgtccatcacaagctctcgaagaTCACCGAATGAaggtgtgacaaccggtaattaacggctcctaattacgcgattaacaaacgtttaagacgataataaatagtgtttaaaacgtggattaacttaattaggctcttggaatgcctaggaacgcctatCTAACTTTACAGTGCGCGCATGTGGATTTGTGAGAAAACTACTGATCGTTAAGCGATAACGAACTGACACCGTacaaatactgacaacgccgacaaatacgagctctacatatataactttttatttgaaTGTGGTTTTACGAAAATAACACTCTTTCAAATATCACAAAgcgcaaacgtgaacgaaaaacgcggaaATCAGATACGCACTAGCAACAAATCAGAAGCATCGGAcacttatatttatttcaaaacggAAATATTATGACGTATTTAGCTCCATAGTCAAATTTTACTATCCATAGATTAAATCGGATCGAAAAACGGACTTAAACGGCGAACGACGCCTTTCACGCGTTGTTTTACCCAACCGACGGACGGGCGCGCCAACGACGAGTACCGATAGAATTTTTACATACATATGACCCTAAAATTTTATCTAACGATAATTTACGACGATCGGGTTGAAAACGGGTTCTTTTATGCTATTGGGCCACTTATAACACGCgatattgggcttgtgggccttgggcccaagcccaaagcccattaTCTAAACCTACCTATATAATAGAAGTTAACCCTAATACTCCATTTTTGACACAGCCGCTACCATACATCTCTCTCCCAATGTTTGTCTGCACGTTATCTTCTACACCTTATCCACTAAACCTAACAAACATGGAACCCTGCCCCTCCCTCAAATGAACATACAGACAACACACAACCTTCATTATCTAAAGTCTGAGCATTTTGATGAAACCGTACCCTTTTAAACCACCCAAACACGCACATCATCTCTTCCATCATTTCTCTGCTTTTCTTTGGAGAAACCCTAGCTCCCTCAAGAACATCAGCcgcctaccccccccccccctcgtcAGTTAAGAGACGACCACCACCGTCACGTGGTGGTGACCGGCGGCTAGCCCGAGAAACCAGAGAGAGAGCGAGATCGAAGAAATAGAGAGGGATCGGAGACACagagatgagagagagaaagaaaggggCGGACGATGGCGAGTGGTTGTTTCAGCGACGGGAAAGGAACCGGAGATAGAAGAAAACCGGCTGAGCCGGTGTTGTTTTTCCTGCGACGGTTCGCAGGCGGCGATAATGATGACAGTGGAGACGAACGGCGACGGACCGCCGTTGGCGGCGGAGCcgcggcggcggcggcggcgtGTTTCGTCTGATGGGTTCCACGGTTTTGTGTTTGGGAATCTCGGTTTTCAGTTCCGGAGTCGGTTTCGGGTCTCGATCAGAGCTGGTCAGCGAGCATTCGGATTTTGGTTCGGATTCTACTCAGATTCGGGAATATGTGAAGTGAAGTTGCTGTTGGTTTGAGTCCACAAGAAAAGCCAATATGTTCTTGATTCGTGCCGGTGTATAATGTACTAGATTCATGTTACGGCTCGGTTCACATGTTCGGTTCAGGTTCGGTCAGCCGTAGTCGACTTAGTCAGCCAACAAAAAGTCAAAcccagttgactcggtcaacactcgagtcaactcgggtcaacaccAGTCAACAGGCGGTCAACAGAAGTCAACGAAAGACCCGGTAAAGTTGTTAGCGTAGCTTGTTAGTCTACGTTAGATTTTATTTAgtttacgcgaccgagctcgacccgttTCGACTAGATATTAGTtacgtttttttttataaagttgATAAAACCTATATTTAGTTGATTATATCTTTTGAATTGTTGTTGAATTTTTGACAAATAACGACAACTTTTATTATCGGGTTATTCGAAaaacaggggaaactctgcccgatttttgTTAAAAACCCGGTTTACTAAACATATAttgttataataaaaaaaaactacacTTGTTGAAAAATCCGAGTTTTTATCATAaagtaaatatataaatatacttATTTTGATGATGCTTTACGGACTACAACAACGACGTTATAATATTCCAACAAACTTAACTTATTACACAACGAAACCCGAAGATTTCTATAGAACCAAAataattagttatattatttcCAACGATTAGAAACCTCGAAACTTGATATTTATATAGAATAAGCATGAATATTTATGTTCTATTCAAAACGTCAATAATCAAAATACGTGaatattttcataaaataaatatgaaatttCTATTTATTTTAAGTGTCGAGATTTCTAAACACAAATATAATGTTCTTTGTTCGTTTCAACGTCGTTACTTATACGATAAATATATTTGCTTTTAGTTATTTCGAACGACTATTATTCGACGATTATTTAACAAActataattagttatatttattataACCGTTGTTAGTTTGAATAATcttataaaatgaatatatttgtttatattcGTTCAAACGTCAAgtttttgaatatatatatatgtatatatatttatctacttccatcctacgaaaactacaacggtGTATTACCGTATCATTATCGATCTACGCCTTCTATTCGCGACGGCTAACACGCCTTcgtatacacacacatatataaatatatatgattatatacataattgtatatattttctaaaacacTTGAAAACTAAGTTGTTTTTGAGAattagttttatcccgattatcaatgggatcaaataaccatagttCGGTTATTTCAAAACAAAGTATTAATACCTTCGTAGAGTCGTCTtattaacgactcggtagagctcggacacgtggtttagctacgtttaaattAGAAAACTCATAAGTATTCATTCGTAGGGATGccatagttgcacgctagctaatccacattcttggaacgacactacggaatcacactaagctagctttgcacaggaatgtcaaggtgagttcataacccccactttttactgttttacatttttataaatgttttcgggggtggaaagacatgcaagttttgcaaaaataaacaacttttcgatgaacgaaaactcatatttctaaaccgtgttgcgaacgaatttcaaggaacttaaatggtttacgaatgatttcgatcaaacataccggttttacaaaacacgcgcctatttacgaaacgtgcatgattttctaatgggtacgggcgacacagtcgaggtgattcgacacagtcgaggtgattcgacacagtcgaggggattcgacacagtcgaggttattcgacacagtcgaggtgattcacacagtcgaggttatt
The Helianthus annuus cultivar XRQ/B chromosome 6, HanXRQr2.0-SUNRISE, whole genome shotgun sequence genome window above contains:
- the LOC110915395 gene encoding nuclear pore complex protein NUP98A isoform X5; its protein translation is MMFSSTTAGPHTTGLTFKCERSHLSGQERGSRIAAYKTTADATFSPEKLVSISAMPAYEAKSHEELRSEDYNFPGKAGGLGLSSSAVKSTSPAVSFSTASPGTASIFSLPVKPNLDRPMSTWNYPGPTFTSQPIQFSPFSGFMETTTWKDPGSIFTSPPPLQFSPSATTVTSAPSNSFNPFTSAASTTVRNPFAQGTGFISAASTASSPLNHNPFTNPFTSLSTHTSSAFPAFTSPPIQFSASATTATSAPSNSFNPFTSAASTTVHNPFAPGTGFTSAASTASSVSLSPLNHNPFTNPCTSLSTHTSSSSPAFPAFTSSPLQFSASATTATSAPSNSFNPFTSAPSTTGFTSAAFTASSVSLSPWNHNPFTNPSTSLSTHTSSSSPAFPAFTGVVNSTPSSLNAFWTTPINGPVRPTITAAANCISVSPVSSGLSPAQNCNGTTGVVGQMSSSLVTNMEKSSPVASPFGTLPPKPHMIVDGSQSKQPIQYGISSLRVKDKPAPVKYSMLTTRHLSGRIKLPVRKYEPKSNAPKIPYFSDTKEIPVATYIPRENPRALVVCPEKWQHTATMQNVHEEKLSGSTYENQRDDPTEEKQLFTTVLDVPAKLQQPDYYTHPQISELEAKERAEPGFCRRVKDFVVGRHGYGSIKFLGETDVRKVDIETVVQFNNREVIVYMDDSKKPPVGEGLNKEAEITLLNIKCFDKKTGMQHTDGSKINKYTEMLKKKVAAQGAEFMSYDPVEGEWKFRVKHF
- the LOC110915395 gene encoding nuclear pore complex protein NUP98A isoform X4 — its product is MMFSSTTAGALGFSSFNTLGPSSSNLVNGPHTTGLTFKCERSHLSGQERGSRIAAYKTTADATFSPEKLVSISAMPAYEAKSHEELRSEDYNFPGKAGGLGLSSSAVKSTSPAVSFSTASPGTASIFSLPVKPNLDRPMSTWNYPGPTFTSQPIQFSPFSGFMETTTWKDPGSIFTSPPPLQFSPSATTVTSAPSNSFNPFTSAASTTVRNPFAQGTGFISAASTASSPLNHNPFTNPFTSLSTHTSSAFPAFTSPPIQFSASATTATSAPSNSFNPFTSAASTTVHNPFAPGTGFTSAASTASSVSLSPLNHNPFTNPCTSLSTHTSSSSPAFPAFTSSPLQFSASATTATSAPSNSFNPFTSAPSTTGFTSAAFTASSVSLSPWNHNPFTNPSTSLSTHTSSSSPAFPAFTGVVNSTPSSLNAFWTTPINGPVRPTITAAANCISVSPVSSGLSPAQNCNGTTGVVGQMSSSLVTNMEKSSPVASPFGTLPPKPHMIVDGSQSKQPIQYGISSLRVKDKPAPVKYSMLTTRHLSGRIKLPVRKYEPKSNAPKIPYFSDTKEIPVATYIPRENPRALVVCPEKWQHTATMQNVHEEKLSGSTYENQRDDPTEEKQLFTTVLDVPAKLQQPDYYTHPQISELEAKERAEPGFCRRVKDFVVGRHGYGSIKFLGETDVRKVDIETVVQFNNREVIVYMDDSKKPPVGEGLNKEAEITLLNIKCFDKKTGMQHTDGSKINKYTEMLKKKVAAQGAEFMSYDPVEGEWKFRVKHF
- the LOC110915395 gene encoding nuclear pore complex protein NUP98A isoform X1 — encoded protein: MMFSSTTAASNSSTGGMSTLTFGHPLPSSAGALGFSSFNTLGPSSSNLVNGPHTTGLTFKCERSHLSGQERGSRIAAYKTTADATFSPEKLVSISAMPAYEAKSHEELRSEDYNFPGKAGGLGLSSSAVKSTSPAVSFSTASPGTASIFSLPVKPNLDRPMSTWNYPGPTFTSQPIQFSPFSGFMETTTWKDPGSIFTSPPPLQFSPSATTVTSAPSNSFNPFTSAASTTVRNPFAQGTGFISAASTASSPLNHNPFTNPFTSLSTHTSSAFPAFTSPPIQFSASATTATSAPSNSFNPFTSAASTTVHNPFAPGTGFTSAASTASSVSLSPLNHNPFTNPCTSLSTHTSSSSPAFPAFTSSPLQFSASATTATSAPSNSFNPFTSAPSTTGFTSAAFTASSVSLSPWNHNPFTNPSTSLSTHTSSSSPAFPAFTGVVNSTPSSLNAFWTTPINGPVRPTITAAANCISVSPVSSGLSPAQNCNGTTGVVGQMSSSLVTNMEKSSPVASPFGTLPPKPHMIVDGSQSKQPIQYGISSLRVKDKPAPVKYSMLTTRHLSGRIKLPVRKYEPKSNAPKIPYFSDTKEIPVATYIPRENPRALVVCPEKWQHTATMQNVHEEKLSGSTYENQRDDPTEEKQLFTTVLDVPAKLQQPDYYTHPQISELEAKERAEPGFCRRVKDFVVGRHGYGSIKFLGETDVRKVDIETVVQFNNREVIVYMDDSKKPPVGEGLNKEAEITLLNIKCFDKKTGMQHTDGSKINKYTEMLKKKVAAQGAEFMSYDPVEGEWKFRVKHF
- the LOC110915395 gene encoding nuclear pore complex protein NUP98A isoform X3 — translated: MMFSSTTAAGALGFSSFNTLGPSSSNLVNGPHTTGLTFKCERSHLSGQERGSRIAAYKTTADATFSPEKLVSISAMPAYEAKSHEELRSEDYNFPGKAGGLGLSSSAVKSTSPAVSFSTASPGTASIFSLPVKPNLDRPMSTWNYPGPTFTSQPIQFSPFSGFMETTTWKDPGSIFTSPPPLQFSPSATTVTSAPSNSFNPFTSAASTTVRNPFAQGTGFISAASTASSPLNHNPFTNPFTSLSTHTSSAFPAFTSPPIQFSASATTATSAPSNSFNPFTSAASTTVHNPFAPGTGFTSAASTASSVSLSPLNHNPFTNPCTSLSTHTSSSSPAFPAFTSSPLQFSASATTATSAPSNSFNPFTSAPSTTGFTSAAFTASSVSLSPWNHNPFTNPSTSLSTHTSSSSPAFPAFTGVVNSTPSSLNAFWTTPINGPVRPTITAAANCISVSPVSSGLSPAQNCNGTTGVVGQMSSSLVTNMEKSSPVASPFGTLPPKPHMIVDGSQSKQPIQYGISSLRVKDKPAPVKYSMLTTRHLSGRIKLPVRKYEPKSNAPKIPYFSDTKEIPVATYIPRENPRALVVCPEKWQHTATMQNVHEEKLSGSTYENQRDDPTEEKQLFTTVLDVPAKLQQPDYYTHPQISELEAKERAEPGFCRRVKDFVVGRHGYGSIKFLGETDVRKVDIETVVQFNNREVIVYMDDSKKPPVGEGLNKEAEITLLNIKCFDKKTGMQHTDGSKINKYTEMLKKKVAAQGAEFMSYDPVEGEWKFRVKHF